One Silurus meridionalis isolate SWU-2019-XX chromosome 10, ASM1480568v1, whole genome shotgun sequence genomic window carries:
- the LOC124392204 gene encoding transient receptor potential cation channel subfamily M member 1-like isoform X2: MYIRVSHDTKPDNLLHLMVKEWHLELPTLLISVHGGLQNFDLQPRLKQVFGKGLIKAAVTTGAWIFTAGINTGVIRHVGDALKDHCSKSRGKVCAIGIAPWGILESKEDLIGKDVTRPYQTMSNPLSKLAILNSSHSHFILCDNGTCGKYGAEVKLRRQLEKHISLQKINTRLGQGVPLVCLIVEGGPNMITVVLESLCEEPPVPVVVCDGSGRASDILSFAHKHSENDRTISDDARDQLMVSIQKTFNYSKSQSQQIFLLIMECMKKRELVSMCTIYILQLAESCLKLIVYILMYIVCTLKNKIYYTCITTCN, from the exons Atg TACATCAGAGTATCTCATGACACTAAACCAGACAACTTGTTGCACCTAATGGTAAAAGAATGGCATCTAGAACTGCCAACACTTCTCATATCTGTTCATGGAGGCCTACAGAATTTCGATCTGCAGCCCAGACTAAAGCAGGTCTTTGGCAAAGGCCTGATTAAAGCTGCAGTGACTACAGGAGCTTGGATTTTCACTGCAGGAATTAACACAG GGGTAATTCGCCATGTTGGAGATGCCTTGAAAGACCATTGCTCTAAATCCAGAGGAAAGGTCTGTGCCATTGGGATTGCACCATGGGGAATCCTGGAGAGCAAAGAGGATCTAATTGGAAAAGAT GTGACCAGACCTTACCAGACAATGTCTAACCCTCTGAGCAAGTTGGCCATTCTAAACAGCAGCCACTCTCATTTCATTCTGTGTGATAATGGCACATGTGGGAAGTATGGGGCAGAGGTCAAACTGCGTCGACAGCTGGAAAAGCACATATCACTACAGAAAATTAACACCC GTTTAGGTCAGGGTGTGCCACTAGTATGTCTGATTGTAGAAGGAGGACCAAACATGATCACCGTAGTACTGGAGAGCTTGTGCGAGGAACCTCCTGTGCCTGTAGTGGTGTGTGATGGCAGTGGCAGAGCCTCAGACATCCTCTCCTTTGCCCACAAACACTCAGAGAATGACAG GACAATAAGTGATGATGCCCGAGACCAGCTAATGGTTAGCATTCAGAAGACTTTCAACTACAGCAAGAGTCAGTCTCAGCAGATCTTTCTTTTAATCATGGAGTGCATGAAGAAAAGGGAACTGGTGAGTATGTGTACCATATACATATTGCAATTAGCAGAATCATGTCTAAAATTgatagtttacattttaatgtacatAGTATGTACACTgaagaacaaaatatattatacatgtaTAACTACCTGTAACTAA
- the LOC124392204 gene encoding transient receptor potential cation channel subfamily M member 1-like isoform X1: MYERLMERGARKTSGSFRRASISRNSSKGLKAWIERTFQKRECIHIILSKDSNRCACGQLVTQHEAIQNENREDLLVQVNTPQEKWTVLKHTQVSSTDAYGTIEFQGGGFINKAMYIRVSHDTKPDNLLHLMVKEWHLELPTLLISVHGGLQNFDLQPRLKQVFGKGLIKAAVTTGAWIFTAGINTGVIRHVGDALKDHCSKSRGKVCAIGIAPWGILESKEDLIGKDVTRPYQTMSNPLSKLAILNSSHSHFILCDNGTCGKYGAEVKLRRQLEKHISLQKINTRLGQGVPLVCLIVEGGPNMITVVLESLCEEPPVPVVVCDGSGRASDILSFAHKHSENDRTISDDARDQLMVSIQKTFNYSKSQSQQIFLLIMECMKKRELVSMCTIYILQLAESCLKLIVYILMYIVCTLKNKIYYTCITTCN; the protein is encoded by the exons ATGTATGAAAGACTCATGGAGAGAGGAGCACGAAAAACGAGTGGCTCTTTCAGAAGGGCCTCTATCAGCCGCAACAGCTCAAAG gGGCTGAAAGCTTGGATTGAGAGGACATTTCAGAAAAGAGAATGCATTCACATCATTCTATCTAAGGATTCAAATCG GTGTGCCTGCGGTCAGCTGGTGACCCAGCATGAAGCTATCCAAAATGAAAACAGGGAGGACCTGCTAGTGCAGGTGAACACCCCTCAAGAGAAATGGACtgtactcaaacacacacaggtttccTCTACAGATGCTTATGGTACCATCGAGTTTCAAGGAGGAGGATTTATCAATAAGGCCAtg TACATCAGAGTATCTCATGACACTAAACCAGACAACTTGTTGCACCTAATGGTAAAAGAATGGCATCTAGAACTGCCAACACTTCTCATATCTGTTCATGGAGGCCTACAGAATTTCGATCTGCAGCCCAGACTAAAGCAGGTCTTTGGCAAAGGCCTGATTAAAGCTGCAGTGACTACAGGAGCTTGGATTTTCACTGCAGGAATTAACACAG GGGTAATTCGCCATGTTGGAGATGCCTTGAAAGACCATTGCTCTAAATCCAGAGGAAAGGTCTGTGCCATTGGGATTGCACCATGGGGAATCCTGGAGAGCAAAGAGGATCTAATTGGAAAAGAT GTGACCAGACCTTACCAGACAATGTCTAACCCTCTGAGCAAGTTGGCCATTCTAAACAGCAGCCACTCTCATTTCATTCTGTGTGATAATGGCACATGTGGGAAGTATGGGGCAGAGGTCAAACTGCGTCGACAGCTGGAAAAGCACATATCACTACAGAAAATTAACACCC GTTTAGGTCAGGGTGTGCCACTAGTATGTCTGATTGTAGAAGGAGGACCAAACATGATCACCGTAGTACTGGAGAGCTTGTGCGAGGAACCTCCTGTGCCTGTAGTGGTGTGTGATGGCAGTGGCAGAGCCTCAGACATCCTCTCCTTTGCCCACAAACACTCAGAGAATGACAG GACAATAAGTGATGATGCCCGAGACCAGCTAATGGTTAGCATTCAGAAGACTTTCAACTACAGCAAGAGTCAGTCTCAGCAGATCTTTCTTTTAATCATGGAGTGCATGAAGAAAAGGGAACTGGTGAGTATGTGTACCATATACATATTGCAATTAGCAGAATCATGTCTAAAATTgatagtttacattttaatgtacatAGTATGTACACTgaagaacaaaatatattatacatgtaTAACTACCTGTAACTAA